In one Limosilactobacillus oris genomic region, the following are encoded:
- a CDS encoding dihydrofolate reductase: protein MTEVNFVWAEDLDGWIGKDHDLPWHVSADLRHFKKETVGHPVVMGRRTYESIGRPLPQRENIVLTHHLIADERVQSFATTADFKQWLAQTDAETVSVIGGAQVFAQLFDQATVLTRTIINGHYNGDTKMPPIDYDQWHRVSREPVEEAGQVVCWFEKWVLDVKKD, encoded by the coding sequence ATGACAGAAGTAAACTTTGTGTGGGCGGAGGACCTCGACGGCTGGATTGGCAAGGACCATGACCTTCCTTGGCACGTAAGCGCGGATTTGCGTCACTTCAAGAAGGAGACGGTCGGTCATCCCGTCGTGATGGGCCGGCGTACCTACGAGTCAATTGGCCGGCCGTTGCCCCAGCGGGAGAATATCGTCCTGACTCACCACTTGATTGCTGATGAGCGGGTCCAGTCGTTTGCTACGACTGCTGATTTTAAACAGTGGTTAGCCCAGACTGATGCGGAAACGGTGAGCGTTATCGGTGGTGCACAGGTATTTGCCCAGCTGTTTGACCAGGCAACAGTGTTGACCCGGACAATAATCAACGGTCACTATAATGGCGATACAAAAATGCCACCGATCGATTATGATCAGTGGCACCGGGTTAGCCGCGAACCGGTCGAAGAAGCCGGCCAGGTTGTCTGCTGGTTTGAAAAATGGGTGTTAGACGTAAAAAAGGATTGA